In Cataglyphis hispanica isolate Lineage 1 chromosome 10, ULB_Chis1_1.0, whole genome shotgun sequence, a genomic segment contains:
- the LOC126852414 gene encoding ubiquitin-conjugating enzyme E2 J2-like, producing the protein MVRMNRKTNSATARLKQDYLRLKKDPVPYVLAEPVPSNILEWHYVVIGPEKTPYEGGFYHGKLIFPGEFPFQPPSIYMTTPNGRFKVNTRLCLSISDFHPDTWNPAWSVSTILTGLLSFMIEKSPTLGSINTTDYEKRQLAAQSLEYNLRDKMFCELFPETVEAIKTELERRKELEKQARHQSTASEVSSLIRDQLQREQSPLHSALANLVVIIGFAAFAYTVKYVLRSIAME; encoded by the exons ATGGTAAGGATGAATAGAAAAACTAACAGTGCGACAGCCAGATTGAAACAGGATTATTTGCGACTCAAAAAGGATCCAGTACCATACGTCCTTGCGGAACCAGTGCCTTCGAATATATTAGAATG GCACTATGTAGTCATAGGACCAGAAAAGACTCCATACGAGGGTGGTTTTTATCATGGAAAGCTCATATTTCCAGGAGAATTTCCGTTTCAACCACCTAGTATTTATATGACCACTCCAAATGGTCGATTTAAAGTCAACACAAGATTATGTCTTTCCATTTCCGATTTTCATCCCGATACATGGAATCCAGCATGGAGTGTATCTACCATTCTTACAGGCTTGCTTAGTTTTATG ATTGAGAAAAGTCCCACACTTGGTAGCATTAATACAACAGATTATGAGAAGAGACAGCTAGCTGCGCAGAGTTTAGAATACAATCTGAGGGATAAGATGTTTTGTGAGCTCTTTCCAGAAACTGTTGAg gCGATCAAAACTGAACTAGAACGTCGAAAAGAGCTTGAAAAACAAGCAAGGCATCAGTCCACTGCATCCGAGGTCTCTTCCTTGATACGAGATCAATTACAGAGAGAACAGAGCCCATTACATAGCGCACTGGCCAATCTCGTCGTTATTATCGGCTTTGCAGCATTCGCGTACACAGTGAAATATGTACTGAGGAGCATAGCTATGGAATAA
- the LOC126852415 gene encoding transmembrane protein 98-like isoform X3 has translation MSINAGPPATATGMETVVAVALGALAAVFLGALLVLLVICRRQRCYYNQKDSAELSSDLLEGENITGLGLDVWESEEWLAGAERWIDDATGLAPPCIAVLRSCHTLAASLTTIAGTVNSNTVPLEIVDVARRIPPRVDDVVRSLYPPLDARLLEARVAALVLAVTHLALVTKHGVPKSQVRKLAFIDQALNDMDTHLLVLRNAALAQEVACSIPASTPV, from the exons ATGTCAAT CAATGCTGGACCACCGGCCACTGCTACTGGTATGGAGACAGTGGTCGCAGTTGCGTTGGGTGCATTAGCTGCGGTCTTTCTTGGTGCACTCTTGGTACTCTTGGTTATCTGTCGCAGGCAGCGTTGCTACTAT aatCAAAAGGACTCTGCGGAGTTAAGTTCCGATCTACTTGAAGGAGAGAACATCACCGGCTTGGGACTAGATGTATGGGAGAGCGAAGAATGGCTGGCAGGTGCTGAAAG atGGATAGACGATGCCACTGGCTTGGCTCCACCTTGTATAGCGGTGCTTCGATCTTGCCATACTCTTGCAGCCAGTCTTACCACTATTGCTGGAACTGTCAATAGTAACACTGTCCCACTAGAAATAGTAGAT GTTGCTCGACGTATACCGCCTCGTGTAGACGATGTTGTCCGCAGTCTGTATCCACCATTGGATGCCAGACTGCTAGAGGCCAGAGTGGCAGCTTTAGTACTGGCTGTGACTCACTTGGCATTAGTAACCAAGCATGGTGTGCCAAAGAGTCAAGTCAGGAAATTGGCCTTCATCGATCAAGCCTTAAATGACATGGATACGCATTTGTTGGTCTTGAGAAATGCTGCATTAGCTCAAGAAGTTGCCTGCTCTATCCCAGCCTCTACACCAGTTTGA
- the LOC126852415 gene encoding transmembrane protein 98-like isoform X2 — protein MSSSISISNAGPPATATGMETVVAVALGALAAVFLGALLVLLVICRRQRCYYDSAELSSDLLEGENITGLGLDVWESEEWLAGAERWIDDATGLAPPCIAVLRSCHTLAASLTTIAGTVNSNTVPLEIVDVARRIPPRVDDVVRSLYPPLDARLLEARVAALVLAVTHLALVTKHGVPKSQVRKLAFIDQALNDMDTHLLVLRNAALAQEVACSIPASTPV, from the exons atgagCTCATCAATATCCATAAGCAATGCTGGACCACCGGCCACTGCTACTGGTATGGAGACAGTGGTCGCAGTTGCGTTGGGTGCATTAGCTGCGGTCTTTCTTGGTGCACTCTTGGTACTCTTGGTTATCTGTCGCAGGCAGCGTTGCTACTAT GACTCTGCGGAGTTAAGTTCCGATCTACTTGAAGGAGAGAACATCACCGGCTTGGGACTAGATGTATGGGAGAGCGAAGAATGGCTGGCAGGTGCTGAAAG atGGATAGACGATGCCACTGGCTTGGCTCCACCTTGTATAGCGGTGCTTCGATCTTGCCATACTCTTGCAGCCAGTCTTACCACTATTGCTGGAACTGTCAATAGTAACACTGTCCCACTAGAAATAGTAGAT GTTGCTCGACGTATACCGCCTCGTGTAGACGATGTTGTCCGCAGTCTGTATCCACCATTGGATGCCAGACTGCTAGAGGCCAGAGTGGCAGCTTTAGTACTGGCTGTGACTCACTTGGCATTAGTAACCAAGCATGGTGTGCCAAAGAGTCAAGTCAGGAAATTGGCCTTCATCGATCAAGCCTTAAATGACATGGATACGCATTTGTTGGTCTTGAGAAATGCTGCATTAGCTCAAGAAGTTGCCTGCTCTATCCCAGCCTCTACACCAGTTTGA
- the LOC126852415 gene encoding transmembrane protein 98-like isoform X1, translating into MSSSISISNAGPPATATGMETVVAVALGALAAVFLGALLVLLVICRRQRCYYNQKDSAELSSDLLEGENITGLGLDVWESEEWLAGAERWIDDATGLAPPCIAVLRSCHTLAASLTTIAGTVNSNTVPLEIVDVARRIPPRVDDVVRSLYPPLDARLLEARVAALVLAVTHLALVTKHGVPKSQVRKLAFIDQALNDMDTHLLVLRNAALAQEVACSIPASTPV; encoded by the exons atgagCTCATCAATATCCATAAGCAATGCTGGACCACCGGCCACTGCTACTGGTATGGAGACAGTGGTCGCAGTTGCGTTGGGTGCATTAGCTGCGGTCTTTCTTGGTGCACTCTTGGTACTCTTGGTTATCTGTCGCAGGCAGCGTTGCTACTAT aatCAAAAGGACTCTGCGGAGTTAAGTTCCGATCTACTTGAAGGAGAGAACATCACCGGCTTGGGACTAGATGTATGGGAGAGCGAAGAATGGCTGGCAGGTGCTGAAAG atGGATAGACGATGCCACTGGCTTGGCTCCACCTTGTATAGCGGTGCTTCGATCTTGCCATACTCTTGCAGCCAGTCTTACCACTATTGCTGGAACTGTCAATAGTAACACTGTCCCACTAGAAATAGTAGAT GTTGCTCGACGTATACCGCCTCGTGTAGACGATGTTGTCCGCAGTCTGTATCCACCATTGGATGCCAGACTGCTAGAGGCCAGAGTGGCAGCTTTAGTACTGGCTGTGACTCACTTGGCATTAGTAACCAAGCATGGTGTGCCAAAGAGTCAAGTCAGGAAATTGGCCTTCATCGATCAAGCCTTAAATGACATGGATACGCATTTGTTGGTCTTGAGAAATGCTGCATTAGCTCAAGAAGTTGCCTGCTCTATCCCAGCCTCTACACCAGTTTGA
- the LOC126852417 gene encoding ubiquitin-conjugating enzyme E2 J2-like produces MDKESNSAIPRLRQDYLHLKMDPVPYILAEPVPTNLLEWHYVVKGPESTPYEGGYYHGKILFPEEFPFKPPSIYMSTPNGRFCVNARLCLSISDYHPETWNPAWNVSTILTGLLSFMMEKTPTLGSINTTDNEKKQLAMQSLEYNLKDKLFCELFPETVEAIKTELEHRKGKKLDEPR; encoded by the exons ATGGACAAAGAAAGCAACAGTGCGATACCCAGATTGAGACAGGATTATCTGCATCTCAAGATGGATCCAGTACCATATATTCTTGCGGAACCAGTACCTACCAATCTATTAGAATG GCATTATGTGGTTAAGGGACCAGAAAGTACTCCATACGAAGGTGGATATTATCATGGGAAAATCCTATTTCCAGAAGAGTTTCCATTTAAGCCACCTAGCATTTATATGTCCACACCAAATGGCCGATTTTGTGTTAATGCAAGACTGTGCTTGTCTATTTCTGATTATCATCCAGAAACATGGAATCCAGCATGGAATGTATCTACTATTCTCACTGGCTTGCTTAGTTTTATG ATGGAAAAAACTCCTACACTCGGTAGCATAAATACAACagataatgaaaagaaacaGCTAGCTATGCAGAGTTTAGAGTACAATCTTAAGGACAAATTGTTCTGCGAGCTCTTTCCGGAAACTGTTGAG GCAATCAAAACTGAATTGGAACATCGGAAAGGGAAGAAACTTGATGAGCCAAGATGA
- the LOC126852402 gene encoding ATP-binding cassette sub-family F member 2, with the protein MPSDAKKKQQQKKKEAAKARQSGKKPSQSNNQKTADDNKDQNPTLGDLQNGTNGTAISAEEALCLKLEADARLNAEARSCTGSLASHPRSRDIKISNFSITFHGCELLQDTMLELNCGRRYGLLGLNGSGKSTLLAVLGNREVPIPQQIDIFHLTREMPASNKTALECVMEVDEERVRLEKLAEELIDCNEEDAQEQLMDVYERLEDMAADTAEARAAHILHGLGFTAKMQKMPTKDFSGGWRMRIALARALYVKPHLLLLDEPTNHLDLDACVWLEEELKTYKRILVIISHSQDFLNGICTNIIHVNKKQLKYYTGNYEAFVKTRMELLENQAKQYNWEQDQIAHMKNYIARFGHGSAKLARQAQSKEKTLAKMVAQGLTEKVVNDKVLNFYFPSCGKIPPPVIMVQNVSFRYNEDAPWIYKNLEFGIDLDTRLALVGPNGAGKSTLLKLLYGDLVPTSGMIRKNSHLRIGRYHQHLHELLDLDVSPLDYMMKAFPEVKEREEMRKIIGRYGLTGRQQICPIRQLSDGQRCRVVFAWLAWQVPHLLLLDEPTNHLDMETIDALADAINDFDGGMVLVSHDFRLINQVAEEIWVCENGTVTKWSGNILDYKEHLKDKVLSDNQKRQKDLANRGK; encoded by the exons ATGCCGTCCGACGCAAAGAAGAAACAGCAGCAAAAGAAGAAGGAGGCCGCGAAGGCGAGGCAATCCGGGAAAAAACCGTCGCAGAGTAACAATCAAAAAACAGCCGACGATAATAAAGACCAGAATCCGACGTTGGGAGATTTGCAGAATGGAACCAATGGCACGGCTATTAGCGCCGAAG agGCATTATGTCTGAAATTGGAAGCAGATGCCAGACTCAATGCAGAAGCACGTTCATGTACCGGATCATTGGCTTCGCATCCGCGCAGTCGAGACATAAAGATATCTAACTTTTCAATTACTTTCCATGGCTGTGAACTGCTGCAAGATACCATGTTGGAATTGAATTGTGGCAGACGTTATGGTTTATTAGGTCTAAATGGTTCTGGAAAATCTACATTGCTAGCAGTATTAGGAAACCGTGAAGTTCCTATTCCACagcaaatagatatttttcatttaactaGAGAAATGCCTGCGAGCAATAAAACGGCTCTGGAGTGTGTAATGGAAGTTGATGAGGAGCGTGTACGATTAGAGAAGCTTGCTGAAGAATTAATAGATTGCAACGAAGAAGATGCTCAG GAACAACTCATGGATGTATACGAGAGATTAGAAGATATGGCTGCCGACACGGCGGAAGCTCGTGCTGCTCATATTTTACATGGTTTGGGTTTTActgcaaaaatgcaaaaaatgccTACCAAAGATTTCTCAGGAGGTTGGAGAATGCGTATAGCTCTTGCTAG agcACTTTATGTAAAACCGCATCTATTGTTACTCGATGAACCAACCAATCATCTTGATCTGGATGCTTGTGTATGGCTGGAGGAAGAACTAAAAACCTATAAACGAATACTCGTTATAATCTCTCATTCTCAAGATTTTCTCAATGGAATTTGCACCAATATTATTCATGTGAATAAAAAGCAGTTGAAATACTATACTGGTAATTATGAGGCATTTGTTAAAACAAG AATGGAGTTACTTGAAAATCAAGCAAAGCAATACAATTGGGAACAAGATCAGATTGCACATATGAAGAACTATATTGCACGGTTTGGTCATGGTTCTGCGAAACTAGCTCGACAGGCTCAATCGAAAGAAAAGACTCTAGCAAAAATGGTGGCTCAAGGTCTGACAGAAAAAGTTGTCAATGACAAAGTgctaaacttttattttccttcGTGTGGAAAGATTCCGCCGCCGGTTATCATGGTTCAGAATGTCAGTTTCCGCTACAACGAGGATGCGCCTTGGATTTACAAGAATCTGGAATTTGGAATCGATTTGGATACTAGACTCGCATTGGTTGGACCAAATGGAGCAGGAAAAAGTACGCTGTTGAAACTGTTGTATGGCGAT TTAGTGCCGACAAGCGGAATGATTCGCAAAAATAGTCATCTCCGAATCGGCAGATATCATCAACACTTGCACGAACTATTGGACTTGGATGTGTCACCTCTTGATTACATGATGAAAGCTTTCCCTGAAGTCAAGGAGCGTGAGGAAATGAGAAAGATTATTGGTCGCTATGGTCTAACCGGACGTCAACag attTGTCCTATTCGTCAACTGTCTGACGGTCAACGTTGTCGAGTAGTATTCGCCTGGTTGGCTTGGCAAGTGCCTCATCTGTTGCTGCTTGATGAGCCTACTAATCATTTGGACATGGAAACGATTGATGCGCTCGCCGATGCCATTAATGACTTTGATGGTGGCATGGTCCTCGTTTCGCATGATTTCAGATTGATTAATCAG GTTGCTGAAGAAATCTGGGTATGTGAAAATGGCACAGTTACAAAATGGAGCGGTAACATTTTAGATTATAAAGAACATCTCAAAGACAAAGTTCTCTCAGATAACCAAAAGAGACAAAAGGATTTGGCAAATCGGGGCAAATAA